A genome region from Chloroflexota bacterium includes the following:
- the rnc gene encoding ribonuclease III, protein MPDTTPTDTFKKSIGNLLDESSLLTTALTHSSYINEHAGNGAEDNERLEFLGDAVLDMAIAEALYARFPEQQEGALTSMRSNIVKDETLAAAARRLEIGQLLLMGAGELANGGRSRDSNLAGAFEAIVGAIFLDKGYDAAREFCVNSLNAELADATPHSQHPKSALQELAQGKGLSAPKYRITGESGQDHAPTFIAEVLVNGVAMGTGSGRSKSLAEQEAAKNALTFLLNNG, encoded by the coding sequence ATGCCCGACACTACACCCACAGACACATTCAAGAAGTCCATCGGCAACTTGCTTGACGAAAGCAGTTTGCTCACGACCGCGCTGACTCATAGCTCGTACATCAACGAACACGCTGGTAATGGCGCGGAGGACAACGAACGGCTGGAATTCCTGGGCGACGCAGTGCTTGATATGGCAATCGCGGAAGCGCTCTACGCCCGATTCCCGGAGCAGCAGGAAGGCGCGCTGACTTCTATGCGTTCCAACATCGTTAAGGATGAAACGCTGGCAGCAGCTGCCCGACGCCTTGAAATCGGGCAGCTGCTGCTTATGGGCGCAGGCGAGTTAGCGAACGGTGGCAGGTCGCGCGATTCCAACTTGGCGGGCGCGTTCGAGGCAATTGTCGGCGCGATATTCCTCGACAAGGGTTACGATGCGGCGCGCGAATTCTGCGTCAACTCGCTGAATGCCGAGTTAGCGGACGCCACGCCGCACTCGCAGCACCCGAAGTCCGCGCTGCAGGAGTTGGCGCAAGGCAAGGGTCTCTCCGCGCCGAAATATCGCATCACCGGTGAGTCCGGACAGGACCACGCACCGACATTCATTGCGGAAGTTTTGGTCAACGGCGTCGCTATGGGAACAGGTTCTGGGCGCAGCAAGTCGCTTGCAGAGCAAGAAGCCGCAAAGAACGCCCTAACCTTCCTGTTGAATAACGGCTGA
- a CDS encoding ammonium transporter, with product MLMIGLLAVGIVLGGGGIAYAQSAEEVMGTLDNAILVVAAALVFFMQAGFAFLGAGLIRAKNTVNYMTKSFLDFCIASLGFWAFGYALMFGGGAAAGFIGLEGFFLANFNDGDLVSWFFQMVFAGTAATIIAGAMAERTKINAYFAYSFIVGALIYPIYGHWAWSDHGWLASMGFADYAGSGVVHMIGGFLALAGAMVVGPRKGWEQGITIRGHNVPYVVIGTFILFFGWFGFNINSATLGLNAVNTLLAGAAGATAAIYVTLIRTGKADIEMAANGALAGLVGITAGCAYVDTWGAVVIGLIAGIIMIFGVSFVKNVLKADDPVGAVTVHGICGAWGLLAVGIFATGHNDVTGMVVGNFTQIIPQIVGIVAAIVWGFGGGFILFKVLDLTMGLRVDEQEEEDGLDEHEHGTVAYPVAE from the coding sequence CTGCTGATGATTGGGCTGCTGGCTGTCGGCATCGTGCTGGGCGGCGGCGGCATCGCATACGCACAGAGCGCCGAAGAGGTTATGGGCACGCTGGACAACGCGATTCTGGTGGTCGCGGCGGCGCTGGTGTTCTTCATGCAGGCAGGCTTTGCCTTCCTCGGCGCCGGACTCATCCGCGCCAAGAACACCGTAAACTACATGACGAAGTCCTTCTTGGACTTCTGCATCGCGTCTTTGGGCTTCTGGGCATTCGGCTATGCGCTGATGTTCGGCGGCGGCGCGGCGGCAGGTTTCATCGGCTTGGAAGGTTTCTTCCTCGCTAACTTCAACGACGGCGACCTCGTGAGCTGGTTCTTCCAGATGGTCTTCGCTGGCACGGCGGCGACGATTATTGCCGGAGCGATGGCAGAGCGCACGAAGATCAACGCCTACTTCGCGTATAGCTTCATCGTCGGCGCGCTTATATACCCAATCTACGGACACTGGGCATGGAGCGACCACGGCTGGCTGGCAAGCATGGGCTTCGCTGACTACGCAGGCTCCGGCGTCGTGCACATGATTGGCGGCTTCCTTGCGCTCGCCGGCGCGATGGTCGTCGGTCCTCGCAAGGGCTGGGAGCAGGGCATCACCATTCGCGGTCACAATGTTCCGTATGTGGTCATCGGCACTTTCATCCTGTTCTTCGGCTGGTTCGGCTTCAACATCAACTCCGCGACGCTCGGCTTGAACGCGGTCAACACGCTGCTCGCCGGCGCTGCCGGCGCGACAGCCGCGATATATGTAACGCTGATTCGCACAGGCAAGGCAGACATCGAGATGGCGGCGAACGGCGCGCTCGCCGGTCTGGTCGGCATCACCGCCGGCTGCGCATACGTCGATACTTGGGGGGCGGTCGTCATCGGTCTGATAGCGGGCATCATAATGATCTTCGGCGTCAGCTTCGTGAAGAATGTGCTGAAGGCGGACGACCCGGTAGGCGCAGTTACGGTGCACGGCATCTGCGGCGCTTGGGGCTTGCTCGCGGTAGGCATCTTTGCCACCGGACATAACGATGTAACCGGAATGGTAGTCGGCAACTTCACGCAGATTATTCCGCAGATAGTCGGCATCGTCGCCGCGATAGTCTGGGGCTTCGGCGGCGGCTTCATACTATTCAAGGTGCTAGACCTGACTATGGGCTTGCGCGTTGATGAGCAGGAAGAGGAAGACGGCCTGGACGAGCACGAGCACGGCACGGTCGCCTATCCGGTAGCCGAGTAA